Part of the Melopsittacus undulatus isolate bMelUnd1 chromosome Z, bMelUnd1.mat.Z, whole genome shotgun sequence genome is shown below.
CACAACTGGAAAGAGACAGAGCcacagaggcaaagcagaaaccacaacaaaactcaccagcagcacaagcGCCGCACATCTGCCTGCCCCTCAGCTTTCCCATCTCCACCAACCACTACAACAAAACCCCTGCCGGAACCGGCACCGACCAAAACACAACCCCAAAGCACAGCCAAGgacttccccacacacacacaccccacaaaAGGCTCTTCCCCACCAGGAGCACAGACCCCAGCCCAAACTGGAAACCACAACCCAAAACTGGCCGCAAGCGGAAAGcggggaaggaaggaaggggaagccaAACCGCGCTGGCACCACATAAAGCTGCCACccggcagcagccccagcacacagcccGCTCGCACCACCACCGAGACGCAGCACCCccaggcagcacccacagccacacCATGCCTGCGCCCGCAACACCACACACCCGCCTtgggctcctgctcctcctgacGGCTCTCGCCACCGGCCTCGCCTGCCACCACCAGCCTGCCCGCGACGACACCTTCCCCTGGCgcagcctccagctcctccaggccatggctcccagccccacaccgccctgccaccaccaccaccacccgcCCCTCTTCCCCGACAccctcctgcacagcacccacccGCAGCAAGCCGCCGACACCGCCCTCCGCATACTCCAGCACCTCTTCAACaccctcagcagccccagcacacccCAACACTGGCACAACCACCCGCGACAACAGCTCCTCAACAGCCTCGATCATTACATTCACCACCTGAAGCGCTGCCTGTCAGGCAACATCAGACGCTTCCAAAGCCGAGGACCACGCAATCTGCTGCTCAACATCAACAAGTACATTCATGGCGTCACCACCTACCTCCAGGACCACAACTACAGCGCCTGTGCCTGGGACCACGTTCGCCACGAGGCTCACACCTTGTTCCGACACTTGGACACACTCTTCCGGCGAATGAGGAGTTGATTTGCTCCCACCCTCTGCCAACCCCAGCACCAAATGCCTGTCCTCAGCCAACATCGCTGCCCACAGATGGACAGGactcagctgcagcctgggctggcATTGTTCTGGGTagccagagctcttccaggcAGGACCCTGCACTGAGAGGGAATGGGCATGACCACACTGAGCCTAAAGCTGGGCTTTGGGACAGCCGCACTGCTCATACtgctgggaaggcaggaggggatTGTGGTGCTTGCACACCTATGGGCAGGCTATGGACAAGGGGATGAGAGAGGGGTGGTACTTATTACCTAAGGGGATAGCCAGCCTATCCAGGCTGTGGCCTCCCTTGAtggactgggggggggggggcccatgCACAATGCGAGACTCTTGCAATAATGAAAGAACtcttatttatgtatttatttagctGGCACTGCTTTggtacttatttatttatttatttgtttatttatttatgtccTTCGTGGAAATAAAGactttttgtaaaaacaaaaaaaaaggaaaaagatgtggTCATTATGCAGGGACCTGATAGGCAAAGACAGGGAATctccaggcaggcagggatgagTCTCTCTCCTGCAGCCAAGCCCACCAATACCTCCTGCCCTGGCCAAAGGCTCCAAACAGCAACCGACTCAGTGATCCACCATGGCCCTTCAAGCCTATAGGCATCTCTTCCTGATGCCAGACTCTGAGAGCACATGCTTGGCCAGAGGACATGATGCCTGCCTTTTGTGCACCTCCTCTCCCACCACCCACCCTCTTTCTTCCCAACCCTTTCCCCGTTCCAAGACATGATAATCCCTTCCCAACAACAACGACCCTATCGCAAACCACCCCACAGCAATGCCTACGTACTGCTAGGTACATCAAGCAGAGTAGCATGGACAAGATGCACCTCAAAAAGGCATGGAGGGGACCCACCAAAGCCTGTGACATTTGGACAAGGAACACCATACCAGCACTACAACCCCCACACAAAACCATAAATACAAGCTGGGAAGAGAAcagactgagagcagccctcAGGAGTAGCACCTGGAGGTGTTGCTTGATGACAAGCACAGGATGACCAACATGCTCAACATGGggagtgtgtgcttgcagcccagaaaccaaccctgtatgctgggctgcatcaaaaggaccaggaccagcaggtcaagggggAGGATCCTGCCCCTTGGCTCTGCTCTCATGACAGTCCCCTGCTGTCTTGCATTCAGGTCTGGGGCAAggacacaagagggacatgcACCTGCTtgagtgaggccagaggaacCCATGGAAACTCtctgagagctggagcacctctgctctcaagacaggctgagagagctgggctggttcagcctgcaaaagagaaggctccaggagaccttagagcagctcccactgcctaAAGGTGCTATGAGAAACCTGGAGATGGCAGTTTTACGAAGGCCTGTAGGGAtgaaggggaatggctttaaactgacagaaggaaGATGGAGATTAGACATGAGGattaaattcttcactatgagagtggtgggaccctggcacaggttgcccaaggaaccTGTGGAGgtcccatccctgacagtgttcaaggccaaggtTGGGCAGGGCTCAGAGGAAACTGGTCTAGTGAAgtgatgagctttaaggtccctttcaaaccAAAGAGtcagtgattctatgaacatcAGAGAAGATATCAGGGCAGTTGGGAGATGGCCATTCCTGGAGAGTTACACAAAAGCATCACTGGAAAAGGCAACAGGCAACCTCCTCTCATAAGACCTAACCTCAGAACAGAAATGCACTAAGGtctctccagaaaaaaaacacgACTGGAATACAATTAGACCAATAAGAAGACACGATGCACAGACAGagataaaaacaacagaaacgGAGAAGTTGCAGTAGAATCAATGATAATATAATACAAATGCAAATCTCCAAGAAAACCTAGAAATCTGGGGGAAAAACTTGTCTGTAGAGAGTATTTTGCTCAACATCACACAAACACATGGAGCTCAAACCAAACTCCTCAacaggcagaaagagaaaataaaagaatatatgAATGGCTGAATCTTAACAATTGTCCAAAAAACAACTGTTACAACAATTTAGAGTTCCAAAAAACAATGAGCTACAGACAGAGAACAGGAAGCAAAGGCATTATGAAAGCTTCACCAATACAGACACAGCACTCAAGCAACAGACCAGGAATAATATACAAAAAGAACATCCGAAGAGAGGGAAATCATACACTTGTACAGAAACAAATaatttacaaataataaaaaaacaaaatcacacaCAAATTGAATAAATCAAGTGAAtgaaaaaatagcaaatataaaaaaatcacaacgAACCCAAAAAGAGAATAACCAGTGATGTCATCACTGAAGACAGTGACATAGTGGCACGAAACCATACACCGAAAGTCAAAACCCACAGCCCACACTACAgcccagcaaaaggaaaagggactTGGCAGGAAGGGAAATCCAGCACAACACAACTGGAAAGAGACAGAGCcacagaggcaaagcagaaaccacaacaaaactcaccagcagcacaagTGCCGCACATCTGCCTGTCCCTCAGCTTTCCCATCTCCACCAACCACTACGCCAAAACCCCTGCCGGAACCGGcaccaaccaaaacacaaacccaaagcacGGCCAAGgacttccccacacacacaccccacaaaAGGCTCTTCCCCACCAGGAGCACAGACCCCAGCCCAAACTGGAAACCACAACCCAAAACTGGCCGCAAGcagaaagcagggaaggaaggaaggggaagccaAACCACGCTGGCACCACATAAAGCTGCCACccggcagcagccccagcacacagcccGCTCGCACCACCACCGAGACGCAGCACCCccaggcagcacccacagccacacCATGCCTGCACCCGCAACACCACACACCCGCCTtgggctcctgctcctcctgacGGCTCTCGCCACCGGCCTCGCCTGCCACCACCAGCCTGCCCGCGACGACACCTTCCCCTGGCgcagcctccagctcctccaggctatggctcccagccccacaccgccctgccaccaccaccaccacccgcCCCTCTTCCCCGACAccctcctgcacagcacccacccGCAGCAAGCCGCCGACGCCGCCGACACCGCCTTCCGCATACTCCAGCACCTCTTCAACaccctcagcagccccagcaccccccaaCACTGGCACAACCACCTGCGACAACAGCTCCTCAACAGCCTCGATCATTACATTCACCACCTGAAGCGCTGCCTGTCAGGCAACGTCGGAAGCTTCCAAAGCCGAGGACCACGCAATCTGCTGCTCAACATCAACAAGTACATCCAGGGCGTCACCACCTACCTCCAGGACCACAACTACAGCGCCTGTGCCTGGGACCACGTTCGCCACGAGGCTCACACCTTGTTCCGACACTTGGACACACTCTTCCGGCGAATGAGAAGTTGATTTGCTCCCACCCTCTGCCAACCCCAGCACCAAATGCCTGTCCTCAGCCAACATCGCTGCCCACAGATGGACAGGactcagctgcagcctgggctggcATTGTTCTGGGTagccagagctcttccaggcAGGACCCTGCACTGAGAGGGAATGGGCATGACCACACTGAGGCTAAAGCTGGGCTTTGGGACAGCCGCACTGCTCATACtgctgggaaggcaggaggggatTGTGGTGCTTGCACACCTATGGGCAGCCTATGGACAAGGGGATGAGAGAGGGCTGGTATTTATTACCTAAGGGGATAGCCAGCCTATCCAGGCTGTGGCCTCCCTTGATGGactgggggggtccccatgcaCAATGCGAGACTCTTGCAGCAATGAAAGAACtcttatttatgtatttatttagctGGCACTGctttggggtttatttatttatttatttatttatttatgtccTTCGTGGAAATAAAGactttttgtaaaaacaaaaaaaaaggaaaaagatgtggTCATTATGCAGGGACCTGGTAGGCAAAGACAGGAATctccaggcaggcagggatgagTCTCTCTCCTGCAGCCAAGCCCACCAATACCTCCTGCGCTGGCCAAAGCCTCCAAACAGCAACCTACTCAGTCATCCACCATGGCCCTTCAAGCCCATAGGCATCTCTTCCTGATGCCAGACTCTGAGAGCACATGCTTGGCCAGAGGACATGATGCCTGCCCTTTGTGCACCTCCTCTCCCACCACCCACCCTCTTTCTTCCCAACCCTTTCCCCGTTCCAAGACATGATAATCCCTTCCCAACAACAACGACCCTATCGCAAACCACCCCACAGCAATGCCTACGTACTGCTAGGTACATCAAGCAGAGTAGCATGGACAAGATGCACCTGAAAAAGGCATGCAGGGGACGCACCAAAGCCTGTGACATTTGCACAAGGAACACCATACCAGCACTACAACCCCCACACAAAACCATAAATACAAGCTGGGAAGAGAAtagactgagagcagccctgaggagtAGCACCTGGAGGTGTTGCTTGATGACAAGCACAGTATGACCAACATGCTCAACATGGggagtgtgtgcttgcagcccagtAACCAACcctgtatgctgggctgcatcaacagcaccatcaccagcaggtcaagggggAGGATCCTGCCCCTtgcctctgctctcatgacaGTCCCCTGCTGTCTTGCATTCAGGTCTGGGGCAAtgacacaagagggacatgcACCTGCTtgagtgaggccagaggaacCCATGGAAACTCtctgagagctggagcacctctgctctcaagacaggctgagagagctgggctggttcagcctgcagaagagaaggctccagggagaccttagagcagctcccactgcctaAAGGGGCTATGAGAAACCTGGAGATGGGAGTTTTAGGAAGGCCTGTAGGGATGAAGGGGaagggctttaaactgacagaaggaaGATGGAGATTAGACATGAGGatgaaattcttcactatgagagtggtgggaccctggcacaggttgcccaaggaagctgtggaggtcccatccctgacagtgctcaaggccgaGGTTGGGCAGGGCTCGGAGGAAACTGGTCTAGTGAAGtgatgagctttagggtccctttCAAACCAAagagtctgtgattctatgaacatcAGAGAGGACATCAGAGAAGTTGGGAGATGGCCATTCCTGGAGAGTTATGCAAAAGCATCACTGGAAAAGGCAATAGGCAACCTCCTCTCATAAGACCTAACCTCAGAACAGAAATGCACTAAGGtctctccagaaaaaaacacacgACTGGAATACAATTAGACCAATAAGAAGACACGATGCACAGACAGagataaaaacaacaacagaaactgAGACCTTGCAGTAGAATCAATGATAATATAATACAAATGCAAATCTCCAAGAAAACCTGGaaatctgggggaaaaaattgtCTGTAGAGAGTATTTTGCTCAACATCACACAAACACATGGAGCTCAAACCAAACTCCTCAacaggcagaaagagaaaataaaagaatatataaatgGCTGAATCTTAACAATTGGCCAAAAAACAACTGTTACAACAATTTAGAGTTCCAAAAAACAATGAGCTTCAGACAGAGAACAGGAAGCAAAGGCATTATGAAAGCTTCATCAATACAGACACAGCACTCAAGCAACAGACTAGGAATAATATACAAAAAGAACATGTGAAGAGAGGGAAATTATACACTTGTACAGAAACAAATaatttacaaataataaaaaaccaaaatcacacCCAAAATAAGTAAATCAAGTCAACgaaaaaatagcaaatataaaaaaaaaatcacaaggaaCCCAAAAACAGAATAACCAGTGATGTCATCATGAAGACAGTGACATAGTGGCACGAAACCATAGACCGAAAGTCAAACCccacagcaaaaggaaaagggactTGGCAGGAAGGGAAATCCAGCACAACACAACTGGAAAGAGACAGAGCcacagaggcaaagcagaaaccacaacaaaactcaccagcagcacaagcGCCACACATCTGCCTGCCCCTCAGCTTTCCCATCTCCACCAACCACTACGCCAAAACCCCTGCCGGAACCGGCACCAACCAAAACACAAGCCCAAAGCACAGCCAAGgacttccccacacacacacacaccccacaaaAGGCTCTTCCCCACCAGGAGCACAGACCCCAGCCCAAACTGGAAACCACAACCCAAAACTGGCCGCAAGCGGAAAGcggggaaggaaggaaggggaagccaAACCGCGCTGGCACCACATAAAGCTGCCACccggcagcagccccagcacacagcccGCTCGCACCACCACCGAGACGCAGCACCCccaggcagcacccacagccacacCATGCCTGCGCCCGCAACACCACACACCCGCCTtgggctcctgctcctcctgacGGCTCTCGCCACCGGCCTCGCCTGCCACCACCAGCCTGCCCGCGACGACACCTTCCCCTGGCgcagcctccagctcctccaggccatggctcccagccccacaccgccctgccaccaccaccaccacccgcCCCTCTTCCCCGACAccctcctgcacagcacccacccGCAGCAAGCCGCCGACACCGCCCTCCGCATACTCCAGCACCTCTTCAACaccctcagcagccccagcacacccCAACACTGGCACAACCACCCGCGACAACAGCTCCTCAACAGCCTCGATCATTACATTCACCACCTGAAGCGCTGCCTGTCAGGCAACGTCGGAAGCTTCCAAAGCCGAGGACCACGCAATCTGCTGCTCAACATCAACAAGTACATCCATGGCGTCACCACCTACCTCCAGGACCACAACTACAGCGCCTGTGCCTGGGACCACGTTCGCCACGAGGCTCACACCTTGTTTCGACACTTGGACACACTCTTCCGCCGAATGAGAAGTTGATTTGCTCCCACCCTCTGCCAACCCCAGCACCAAATGCCTGTCCTCAGCCAACATCGATGCCCACAGATGGAGAGGactcagctgcagcctgggctggcATTGTTCTGGGTAGCCAGAACTCTTCCAGGCAGGACCCTGCACTGAGAGGGAATGGGCATGACCACACTGAGGCTAAAGCTGGGCTTTGGGACAGCCACACTGCTCATACtgctgggaaggcaggaggggatTGTGGTGCTTGCACACCTATGGGCAGCCTGTGGACAAGGGGATGAGAGAGGGGTGGTATTTATTACCTAAGGGGATAGCCAGCCTATCCAGGCTGTGGCCTCCCTTGATGGactgggggggtccccatgcaCAATGCGAGACTCTTGCAGCAATGAAAGAACtcttatttatgtatttattcagCTGGCACTGctttggggtttatttatttatttatttgtttatttatttatgtgcgTCCTTTGTGGAAATAAAGactttttgtaaaaacaaaaaagaaggaaaaagatgtgGTCATTATGCAGGGACCTGATAGGAAAAGACAGGGAATctccaggcaggcagggatgagTCTCTCTCCTGCAGCCAAGCCCATCAATACCTCCTGCCCTGGCCAAAGGCTCCAAACAGCAACCTACTCAGTGATCCACCATGGCCCTTCAAGCCCATAGGCATCTCTTCCTGATGCCACACTCTGAGAGCACATGCTTGGCCAGAGGACATGATGCCTGCCCTTTGTGCACCTCCTCTCCCACCACCCACCCTCTTTCTTCCCAACCCTTTCCCCCTTCCAAGACATGATAATCCCTTCCCAACAACAACGACCCTATCGCAAACCACCCCACAGCAATGCCTACGTACTGCTAGGTACATCAAGCAGAGTAGCATGGACAAGATGCACCTGAAAAAGGCAGGGAGGGGACCCACCAAAGCCTGTGACATTTGGACAAGGAACACCATACCAGCACTACAACCCCCACACAAAACCATAAATACAAGCTGGGAAGAGAAcagactgagagcagccctcAGGAGTAGGACCTGGAGGTGTTGCTTGATGAGAAGCACAGGATGACCAACATGCTCAACATGAggagtgtgtgcttgcagcccagtAACCAACcctgtatgctgggctgcatcaacaggaccatcaccagcaggtcaagggggAGGATCCTGCCCCTTGGCTCTGCTCTCATGACAGTCCCCTGCTGTCTTGCATTCAGGTCTGGGGCAAtgacacaagagggacatgcACCTGCTtgagtgaggccagaggaacCCATGGAAACTCTCTGAGagctgaagcacctctgctctcaagacaggctgagagagctgggctggttcagcctgcagaagagaaggctccagggagaccttagagcagatCCCACTGCCTAAAAAGCCTATGAGAAACCTGGAGATGGGATTTTTATGAAGGCCTGTAGGGAtgaaggggaatggctttaaactgacagaaggaaGATGGAGATTAGACATGAGGatgaaattcttcactatgagagtggtgggaccctggcacaggttgcccaaggaagctgtggagttcccatccctgccagtgctcaaggccaaggTTGGGCAGGGCTCGGAGGAAACTGGTCTAGTGAAGTGACGAGCAtaaggtccctttcaaaccaaagagtctgtgattctatgaacatcAGAGAAGAGATCAGGGCAGTTGGGAGATGGCCATTCCTGGAGAGTTACACAAAAGCATCACTGGAAAAGGCAACAGGCAACCTCCTCTCATAAGACCTAAACTCAGAACAGAAATGCACTAAGGtctctccagaaaaaaacacacgACTGGAATACAATTAGACCAATAACAAGACATGATGCACAGACAGagataaaaacaacaacagaaactgAGACCCTGCAGTAGAATCAATGATAATATAATACAAATGCAAATCTCCAAGAAAACCTGGaaatctgggggaaaaaattgtCTGTAGAGAGTATTTTGCTCAACATCACACAAACACATGGAGCTCAAACCAAATTCCTCAacaggcagaaagagaaaataaaagaatatacaAATGGCTGAATCTTAACAATTGTCCAAAAAACAACTGTTACAAAAGATTTAGAGTTCCAAAAAACAATGAGCTACAGACAGAGAACAGGAAGCAAAGGCATTATGAAAGCTTCATCAATACAGACACAGCACTCAAGCAACAGACTAGGAATAATATACTAAAAGAACATCTGAAGAGAGGAAAATTATACActtgtacagaaaaaaataatttacaaataataaaaaaacaaaatcacaccCAAATTGAATAAAACAAGTGAATGAAAGAatagcaaatataaaaaaatcacaacgAACCCAAAAAGAGAATAACCAGTGATGTCATCACTGAAGACAGTGACGTAGTGGCACGAAACCATAGACCGAAAGTCAAACCccacagcaaaaggaaaagggactTGGCAGGAAGGGAAATCCAGCACAACACAACTGGAAAGAGACAGAGCcacagaggcaaagcagaaaccacaacaaaactcaccagcagcacaagcGCCGCACATCTGCCTGCCCCTCAGCTTTCCCATCTCCACCAACCACTATGACAAAACCCCTGCCAGAAGTGGcaccaaccaaaacacaacccCAAAGCACGGTGGCCAAGgacttccccacacacacacaccccacaaaAGGCTCTTCCCCACCAGGAGCACAGACCCCAGCCCAAACTGGAAACCACAACCCAAAACTGGCCGCAAGCGGAAAGcggggaaggaaggaaggggaagccaAACTGCGCTGGCACCACATAAAGCTGCCACccggcagcagccccagcacacagcccGCTCGCACCACCACCGAGAGAGACGCAGCACCCccaggcagcacccacagccacacCATGCCTGCGCCCGCAACACCACACACCCGCCTtgggctcctgctcctcctgacGGCTCTCGCCACCGGCCTCGCCTGCCACCACCAGCCTGCCCGCGACGCCACCTTCCCCTGGCgcagcctccagctcctccaggccatggctcccagccccacaccgccctgccaccaccaccaccaccacccgcCCCTCTTCCCCGACAccctcctgcacagcacccacccGCAGCAAGCCGCCG
Proteins encoded:
- the LOC117437949 gene encoding interferon-like, which produces MPAPATPHTRLGLLLLLTALATGLACHHQPARDDTFPWRSLQLLQAMAPSPTPPCHHHHHPPLFPDTLLHSTHPQQAADTALRILQHLFNTLSSPSTPQHWHNHPRQQLLNSLDHYIHHLKRCLSGNIRRFQSRGPRNLLLNINKYIHGVTTYLQDHNYSACAWDHVRHEAHTLFRHLDTLFRRMRS
- the LOC117437948 gene encoding interferon-like, which translates into the protein MPAPATPHTRLGLLLLLTALATGLACHHQPARDDTFPWRSLQLLQAMAPSPTPPCHHHHHPPLFPDTLLHSTHPQQAADTALRILQHLFNTLSSPSTPQHWHNHPRQQLLNSLDHYIHHLKRCLSGNVGSFQSRGPRNLLLNINKYIHGVTTYLQDHNYSACAWDHVRHEAHTLFRHLDTLFRRMRS